In one Acomys russatus chromosome 15, mAcoRus1.1, whole genome shotgun sequence genomic region, the following are encoded:
- the Pmvk gene encoding phosphomevalonate kinase, producing MAPLGGTPRLVLLFSGKRKSGKDFVTERLQSRLGGNICAVLRLSGPLKEQYALEHGLDFQRLLDASTYKEEYRRDMICWGEEKRQADPGFFCRKIVEGVSQPIWLVSDTRRRSDIQWFQEAYGAVTQTVRIVASEQSRQQRGWVFTPGVDDAESECGLDHFGSFDWVIENHGNERCLEDQLEDLLEFIHAKL from the exons ATGGCCCCGCTGGGAGGCACCCCGCGCCTGGTGCTGCTGTTCAGCGGGAAGAGGAAATCTGGGAAGGACTTCGTGACCGAGAGGCTGCAGAGCAG ACTTGGAGGTAACATCTGCGCTGTTCTGCGGCTCTCTGGTCCACTAAAGGAGCAGTATGCTCTG GAGCACGGGTTGGACTTTCAGAGACTCCTGGATGCCAGCACCTACAAGGAGGAGTATCGGAGGGACATGATCTGCTGGGGGGAGGAGAAACGCCAGGCCGACCCAGGCTTCTTCTGCCGGAAGATTGTGGAAGGCGTGTCCCAGCCTATCTGG CTGGTGAGTGACACACGGAGGAGGTCTGACATCCAGTGGTTTCAGGAGGCTTATGGGGCTGTGACACAGACAGTCCGCATAGTGGCCTCAGAGCAGAGCCGACAGCAAAGGGGCTGGGTGTTCACACCAG GCGTGGACGATGCTGAGTCGGAATGCGGCCTGGACCACTTTGGGAGCTTTGACTGGGTCATCGAGAACCATGGCAATGAGCGGTGCCTGGAGGATCAGCTGGAGGACTTGCTGGAATTCATTCATGCCAAACTTTAG